One part of the Olleya sp. YS genome encodes these proteins:
- a CDS encoding RidA family protein, with the protein MTKNKQMNQGTKVTPRGAYPHVKQVGNFIFVSGTSSRRSDNSIAGVDIIDEMGTKKLNAYTQTQEVLKNIDTNLKKVGASLKDVVDVTSFLVNMNDFADYNKAYAEFFDKETGPTRTTVAVHQLPHPDLVVEIKVVAYVGS; encoded by the coding sequence ATGACAAAAAATAAACAAATGAACCAAGGAACTAAAGTAACACCAAGAGGAGCCTATCCACATGTAAAACAAGTTGGCAATTTCATTTTCGTTTCAGGAACCAGTTCTCGAAGATCAGATAACAGTATTGCTGGAGTAGATATTATCGACGAGATGGGAACTAAAAAACTAAACGCCTACACACAAACGCAAGAAGTTTTAAAAAACATAGACACCAATCTTAAAAAAGTTGGCGCTAGTTTAAAAGATGTTGTAGATGTTACCTCCTTTTTAGTAAACATGAATGACTTTGCAGATTACAATAAAGCATATGCCGAATTTTTTGACAAAGAAACAGGACCAACCAGAACAACAGTAGCTGTACATCAATTACCACATCCAGACTTAGTAGTAGAAATTAAGGTTGTTGCCTATGTTGGAAGTTAA